From the Chloroflexus aurantiacus J-10-fl genome, one window contains:
- a CDS encoding carbon-nitrogen hydrolase has protein sequence MTQRIVNIGLVQMRCTADPDFNMATAEAGIRAAAAQGAQIVCLPELFRSLYFCQSENHVFFALAEPVPGPSTERLSKLAAELQVVIVASLFEKRAEGLYHNTAAVIDADGRYLGKYRKMHIPDDPLFYEKFYFTPGDLGFKVFKTRYARIGVLICWDQWYPEAARLTALRGADVLCYPTAIGWHPAEKAEYGVAQHQSWEIIQRSHGIANGCYVVSINRTGHEGDPAGGIEFWGQSFISDPSGTVIVRAPVDEPAVLVAPIDLAKIDVQRTHWPFLRDRRIDAYGEITRRYLDEE, from the coding sequence ATGACGCAACGAATTGTCAATATCGGTCTGGTGCAGATGCGCTGTACCGCCGATCCTGACTTCAATATGGCGACGGCGGAAGCCGGGATTCGGGCTGCGGCGGCGCAGGGGGCGCAGATTGTGTGTCTGCCGGAGCTGTTTCGTTCGCTCTATTTCTGTCAGAGCGAGAATCATGTTTTCTTCGCTCTGGCCGAGCCGGTGCCCGGCCCCAGTACCGAGCGGCTCAGTAAATTGGCTGCTGAGTTGCAGGTGGTGATTGTGGCCAGTCTGTTCGAGAAACGGGCGGAAGGTCTCTACCACAATACGGCGGCGGTGATCGATGCTGATGGCCGGTATCTGGGGAAGTACCGTAAGATGCACATTCCCGATGATCCGCTCTTCTACGAGAAGTTTTATTTCACGCCGGGTGATCTGGGGTTCAAGGTGTTCAAAACACGCTACGCCCGGATCGGGGTGCTAATCTGCTGGGATCAGTGGTACCCCGAAGCGGCCCGGCTCACGGCGCTGCGCGGAGCCGATGTGCTCTGTTATCCGACGGCAATTGGCTGGCATCCCGCCGAGAAGGCTGAGTACGGTGTAGCGCAACATCAGAGCTGGGAGATTATCCAGCGCTCACACGGGATTGCCAACGGTTGTTACGTCGTGAGCATCAATCGTACCGGTCACGAAGGTGATCCTGCCGGTGGGATCGAGTTCTGGGGGCAGAGCTTTATCTCCGATCCTTCGGGAACGGTGATCGTGCGGGCGCCGGTTGATGAGCCGGCGGTGCTGGTCGCCCCCATCGATCTGGCAAAGATTGATGTGCAGCGTACTCACTGGCCATTTCTGCGCGACCGCCGGATTGATGCCTACGGTGAGATTACGCGCCGTTATCTTGATGAGGAGTAA